The DNA region TCACCCGCCTACCCGGCACCCCTCATGACAGGGGCTTCAAGACCTCCGTGTGGGGAAGTCACCGAAGGCCGTACTGCCCTGGTCCGGGTGACGTCAGGCCGGGACCACGCGGTAGCTCAGCACCGGCCACGGCAGGTCGGACTGGGCCAGCGAACCGGTGGCCCACGGGTTGGCGCCGGTGCAGCCCGCGCCGGAGTACAGCACCACGGACGCGGAGCCGGAGGCGACCTGGACCGATCGGGCGGGCGCCGACAGCGTGTGGCACGTGCCGAAGTCGTCGAGGTCGACCGGGGTCACCGCGCCGCTCCCGCCGGTGCCCGAGTAGAGGTGGGCGCCCGGCTGCAACGGAGGCCAGCCGGCGGCGTGTGCCGATCCGGCACCGAGGCCCATCACGGCCGCGACGACCGTCGCCGTGGCGGCCGAGCCGCGGAGCATGGCCTTGGGTGTGAACATGTGAACCACCTTTCCGTGTACGTGATGGTGTTGCTGGAGGGTGCTGCTGGAGGAGTCAGGCCCGGTTCTCCGCCTGGAACATCCAGCTCTGCTTCTCCAACTCGGCGATCAGCCCGATCAGCAGGTCCTCGGTGACGGCGTCCGCCTCGCCGGTCGCGCCGATGCGCTCGCGCAGTCGGCGGATGACGGTGGCGAACGTCTCCACCAGGGCGTTCACCACGGCCCTGTCCTCCAGCCATCCCTGCGGAATGGAGGGAAGGGCGCTGGTGGCGGCGATGGTCCCGGCCCGCCCGTCCGGAGCGACACCCAGCGCGGCGGCGCGTTCGGCGACGGTGTCCGAGAAGTTCCGGGCCGTGGTGGCCACTTCGTCGAGTTGCACGTGCAGGGAGCGGAAACGCGGACCGTACAGGTTCCAGTGCGCCTGCTCGGCCACCAGGGCGAGATCGAGGAGGTCGACCAGGGTCGCCTGGAGGGCACTGCCGGCGACTGCTCGGGCGCTGTCGGACAGCGGGCTGCTGATGACGGGAGGTCCAGACATGGAGTGTCCCTTCGGGGCGGGCGTGCGTTCTCCATCATCGGTTCCGAACCACCGTTCGACATCAGTCATTTGACGGCACCTCCTTTTCGTCAGGGCCGGGATCCGGGCGGGTGAGAGTGGCGCGGAGAGCAGTCACCCGACCCACGGGCGCGGCGGCCGGGTCCAGGCCGCCGTCGCCACCGAGCCGGAACTGACGGGAGGAGTCGGCGGTGCACACGGTCGCCACGACCTGGACCCGGTGCCCTGCTCGACGCACCGGAAAGTAGGGTCGGTCGACTTCCAGTGTGTGGGGGCGAAGCACACGCATGCGCCGGAGAGCGAGCTGAAAGTCAGATGACTGATGCGCCGCGGCCGGCTCCGCTGACAACCTCTCCATCGAGCGGCTCCGCACCCGCCGGGGCCCACGCCCCGAGCGGGTGCGTCGTCGGATCCGAGCCACACCACGTCATCGCTACGGAGCCACCCACGTACGCGGGCTCACGGACGAGAAGGGCAACAGACATGACCGCACCACCCCACACCCCACTGCACCGCCGCAGGTCCTCCAGGCTCGCCACCATGGTGGCCGTCCTCCTCACCGCGCTGGCCGCCGTCTTCGCGACCACCGCCCCGGCCGGCGCGACCACGCCCTGGCAGGAGGCGGACCACAACGCCAGCACCCCGGATTCCCCGGCGATGGCGTACTACCTGGGAAGCCACATCGAGGTCATCCGCGGCCAGGACAACGCGCTCTGGTTCAACGTCGACGGCGGCCCGTTCAACCACATCGGCGGCGTCACGTACGCCGCGCCCACGATCACGTCGTTCAACGGCCAGCTCTGGATCTGGCACACCGGGCAGAACGGCGACGTGTGGGGCCAGAGCCTCGCCAACCCCAACGAACCCAACCACCGGCGCTGGTACTGGAACTCGCCCATCCAGTACCGCACGCAGAACATCGGCGGCTCCGGTTCGGCCGTCCGCCCGACCCTGGGCCCGGCCGTCGCGGCCTCCCCGGACCACCTGCACTTCATCGTCGTCGGCGCCAACGAGCGCATCTACCACGGCTTCATGGACGTCAACCGGAACTTCAGCTCCTGGTCCGAAATGCCGGGCGGCGCCCGCACGGAGTCCGCAGCCGGTGCCTCGACCTCGCCCGACGGCCGCCTGACCGTCCTCCACCGCGGCACCGACAACCGCATCTACCGCCAGGGCCTGAACCTCCGCAACTGGCAGTGGGACCACAACTGGCAGCAGATGCGGAACACCAACACCAACGCCGCCCCGTCGATCGCCTACAACGGCCATGACGGTCTGATGGTCGAGGCCTGGCGCGACGCCGGCACCGGCCAGATCCTGACCTCCGAGAGCCTGACGTACGCCGCCGAGGCGACGGCCCCACAGGGTGTGCCCCGCGGCAACAACGTCGCCAGCCCGTCGGCCCCGCGCGTCAGCTCCGGGCCCAACGGTGTCGACCTGACCATCCGAGGCGGCAGATTCTACGACGTCCAGGGCCACTACTTCCGCGACAACGTCATCTACTACATCTACAACTACTACAACTGAACCTCCCTCGAAGCCACTTCACCGCCCCCTCGGGTCCAGCGACCCGAGGGGGCACGGCGGTTGGCCCACCAGGCCCCCGCCGGCCGGCTCGCACCTGACCGCCACCCCGCGGGGACGAAACCGCCTGGGACCCTCCCCAGCGGCCGGCGGCACCAGCTGCCGCCCCCTTCGCCATGCGGTTCTCATCTCCTTTCGACACCGTGCCCACCGCGTCCCCGCTGGCTCCGACCATTAGATGACTGATCCGGGAATCCACCGACAGGCGAAGGAGGGGAGCCACAGCCGGCACACGGCCACCGGGAAACGGAGCAGCCGGGCCGGGGTCGACGCCTGAGCGGCTGGTACCAGCACCGTCTCACCTCGACGAGGAGGCGCCCCATGGACCCGCACGCTCAACCCTCCGACAGACCGGCCAAGGTGGTCATCGACTTGCCGCGTTCAAGGCGGCTGCCCCCGCCCGGTACGCCCGGCTGCGGAAGCTCGGCCCGATCCACCCGGCCGAGTTCCAACCCGGCCTGCCGGGCTGGGTGGTGGTCGGCCACGACCTCGCCAGGGCGGCGCTGACCCATCCCTCGGCCTGGCCGTTGTCGCGGACTCAGCGTCATATGACTGATGTGCGACGGATGCACCGCACGTGACAGTGATGACCAATGGATCTCACGACAGAACACAAGGGGCTTGACATGACTCGCACGTGGTTGATCACCGGCGCGTCCCGGGGCTTCGGTCGACGCCTGACCGAAGCGGTCCTGGAGAGCGGAGAGCAGGTCCTGGCGACGGCTCGGCGGCCGGAGCAGCTGGCGGACCTGGTCTCCCGCTACGGGGCGCGGGTCCGCACCACGGCCTTGGATGTGACCGACGCGGCTGCGGCCCGTGCCGCGGTGGACAGTGCGGTCACGGCGTTCGGGCGGCTGGACGTGGTGGTGAACAACGCCGGATACGCCAACAGCGGCCCGATCGAGGAGATGACGGACAAGGACTTCCGCGAGCAGTTCGAGGCGAACTTCTTCGGGGTCGTCAACGTCACCCGGGCCGCACTGCCGGTGCTGCGCGAGCAGCGGTCGGGAGTGTTCGTGCAGTTCTCGTCCCTGGGCGGCCGGGTCGGCGGCACCCCGGGCATGGGTGCCTACCAAAGCGCGAAATTCGCCGTCGAGGGCTTCTCCGAAGTCCTGGCCAGCGAGGTCGCCCCGTTCGGGGTGAAGGTGGTCATCGTCGAGCCCGGCGCCTTCCGGACGGACTGGCAGGGCTCGTCCATGGAGCTGCACCCGGTGGGGCCCGACTACGAGGAGACCGTCGGCGCCATGAACCGGTACCGGCGGGAGAACAACGGCACGCAGCCCGGCGACCCGGCCCGCGCCGCCCAGGTGATCATCGACGTCGTCGGCCACGCCGCTCCGCCGCGCCGGCTGCTGCTCGGCGCCCAGGCAGTGACCGCGGCCCTGGCCGCCGGTGAGGCGCGCTCGGAGGAGACGCGGCAGTGGGCCGGGGCGAGCGCCGCCGCCGACTTCCCAGCGGGGCAGTGAGTCATCGGAGCCCGCGCGGCCTCGGCGCCGCCGGAACGGGCCCCGGCCGGCAGCCGGGCCTCCGAGCAGCACCAACCCCCAGTGCCGTCACGGCCCGTCGAGGCGGCCGGCAAGGAGCGGACGTGAACAGCAACCAGCTCGTCGAGGGTGTCGCACACCCCCGGCAGCACACCTCTCCCGCCCCCGGTCGCTCGGGCTCACCGCTGCGCGACTACGTCCTGCACAGCCTTCCCGCCGCCCTCGGCGACCTCTCGGCAGAGTGTCTGACGTACCATCAATTCGCTCACTCCCACGAGCAGATGCTCCGGAGACTCACTCCGCAGTGCCTCTCCGAGGACGACGAGCGGACCGCGCGTCTCCTCCAGCTCGATCTGCTCTTCCTGCTCAGCGGCTACGCGCCCGCAGGGCCGCAGGCCGCACCCCGGGCCCTGGCCGAGCTGATATCCGCCCAGTGCGCCGGGTTCCCCGCCCTGGATCCCCACCTGAGCTATGAACTCCTGATCGACGTCAACTGCGAGGAATACCGGCGCAGCGGGGACATCCGGGTGTTCTCCGCAGGCCGGGACGCCGCTCTCGAACGGGACTTCCACCTCGGCCACCACCTCTCCGAACCATGGGCCAAATCTCTGGCGGCCGCCCGCTCTCACTGCCGGTCGACGATCAGCCAGCCGCGGTGCGGCAGGTCCTGGTCGAGTGCCAGCGTCGCGCCGTCGGCAGTGGTGCGGGCGGTGGCGGGCTCGGCGAGCGGGGCGAGCAGGGTGGCCTCGGCACCGGCCGTTCCACCGGGCACGTGCACCCGCGGGCGCGCCGGGTCGGCGCTGCCGTTCGCGACGGCGAGCCGCCAGCCGTCCTCGGTGCGGGTCAGCTGCGGGATCAGGTGCGGGCCACCGGTGACCAGCGGCAGGGTCGACGTGTCGCCTTCCAGGTAGCGGACCATCGCGTGCAGCAGGCGCTGACCGTCGTCGTCGAACGGCAGCAGTTCGACGGCGGTGGCGGCCAGCACGCCCACCCGGCCGCCGAGCGCGTTGGTGAACACGCAGCGGCCGGCGCCCCAGACCTGCTGCTCCGGTGTGAGGATCTCGGTCCAGACCTCGGCGCCGGCGGCCGGCTGGAGCCGGGCAAGCGCGGGCTGGACGTTAACGCTCAGGAAGGGCCCCTGATCACTGGCACGCGGGAAGGCTGCACCCCGGTCGTCAATGCTCGGGAAGCCTTCCTGATAACTGCCGACCGCGTCGAACACCCGCAGCACGCGTTCCAGCGCGTACGGCCCGGCTGCGGACGGCTCCTCGCGACCGGCGAGCTCGACGACGGTGACGCCGAGCAGGTCGCCGAACCCGCGCTCGGCGAGCACGCGGGCGGCGGTGCCGTCGAGCAGCAAGCCGCCGGCGAGCATCCGGAGGATCTCGTCGTCGTCGAAGGCCCAGGCGAGCTGCCCGAACAGCACCCGCACGGGAGCGTCCTCGGCGGTGACCGGGACGCCGTAGCGCAGCAGGAAGTCCGCGGCGGGGCCGGGGTCGACGGCCAGTTCGCCGAGGTCGCCGCCGCGGGTGGTGCGCACGTGGGCGGCGGCGTCCTGGCGCACGGGCAGGCCGACGCCGTGGGTGCGCAGTTCGCGCGGGGTGCGTTCGGCGAGCCAGTCGAGCGCAGGGCGGGAGCGGCGCAACAGTTCGGCCACCCGTGGGAAGCGCTGGGCGCGGCCGGACTGCATCGGGTGGACGTTGAGGAACATGGCGTCCGAGCCCAAGAGTTGGGCGGTGACCAGTTCAGACCAGGTCTGGGTGTCGGACTTGGACCAGGCGGTGTGCGGCCAGTTCTCGATCTCCGGCTCGCTGCGCACGTGCCGTGGTCGCAGCGCCCGCTGGTACTCCAGCATCCAGATGGAGAAGCTGAGTTCGCGCCCGGGCGCATCGCCGTAGCGGGTGAAGTGCGGGCGGTGGGAGACCTGCCGCTCGATGGCGAGCGCGTCGAACAGGGCCGGCCAGTCGCGGCCCTCGGCCGAGTGCACGCCGGGCTCGGAACTCATCAGGCCGAGCTGCGAGCGCCCGCCGGATGCCTTCGCGACCGCCGCCGCCACCTCGGCTGCCACCTCCAACTGCGCGGTCCGCCAGACCTGTTGCAGCTGCTCGCGCCACGGGTGCGGGGGGCCAGGGGCGGTCACGGCGGCCACCGCCTCCGCGCGGGTGACCTGCCGGCCGACCAGTCGGGCGAGCCGGTCCAGCATCAGGGGTTCGAAGCCGCCGCCCCAGGCCAGTGGCGCGTGGTTGTGGTAGCGGAAGTCGTCCTCCAGCCACAGCACCCGCAAGCCCAGGCCGGCGTAGCGGGCGTAGTGGGCGGTGAGCCAGGCCCGCCAGCGCGGGCAGGCGAAGGACGCCTGGCTGGCGGCAACCGTCCCGTCCGGGCCGACCATCGGAGCGAAGCCGAGCCGGTCGCCCCGGCCCCGGTCGGCGTGCCCGGCGGTGACCCACGGGTTGAGGCTGACGTCGAGTCCTGCTTCCCGCAGCACCTTGGCGGCCGTCGCCGCGGTGTCGTACAGGCGGTCCTCGGCCTCGCCACCGGGGTGGCCGGCGTACCACTCCTCGGCCCCCAGCAGCAGGACGACCTCGTCGACGCCCGCCTCCCGGCAGAACGAGGCGAGTTCGGCGGCGCGTTCGGCGGCGTCCGGGGTGGGGTGGAGCTGGAACCGCAGGTGGTACCTGGCGGGCACGCCGGGCCTCCTCATTTGACGCTGCCGGCGGTCAGGCCGGAGCGCCAGAAGCGTTGCAGGGACAGGAACAGGACGACCAGCGGGATGGCGGAGACCATGGCGGCGGTGATCACGATGTTGAACGGGACGGCCGTCGGGCCGATGGCGCGCTGGGCCTGCCAGCCGACCACTCCGACGGTGACCGGCTGCAGCTTGTCGTTGGCGAGCATCAGCACGGGCAGCAGGTAGTTGGTCCAGATCGACACGAACTGGAACAGGAAGATGGTCACCAGCGCCGGGGTCATCACCCGCAACGCGATCGTCATGAAGATGCGCAGCTCGCCGGCGCCGTCGATGCGGCCGGCCTCGATGATCTCGTCGGGGACGGAGGAGGCGGCGTAGATGCGGGCCAGGTAGACGCCGAACGGGCTGACCATGCTGGGCAGCAGCACCGCCCAGTAGGTGTTGACCAGGTGCAGCTGGGAGAAGAGCAGGTAGAGCGGCACGGCCAGCAGCGGCTGCGGGACGAGCACCGCCGCGAGCACCGTGTTGAAGGTGAACTCCCGTCCGCGGTAGGCGTACTTGGCCAGTGCGTAGCCCGCCATGGCGGAGATCAGGGTGCTGACGCCGGCGCCGCCGACGGCGTAGAGCGCGCTGTTGGCCAGCCACTGCCAGTAGATGCCGCCCTGGTGGGTGAACACCTCGCGCAGGTTGGCGAAGAGCGCGAAGTGGCCGAACCAGAAGCCGTTTCCGCTGAACAGGTCGCCGCTGGTCTTGGTGGAGGAGACCAGCAGCCACCACACCGGCGCCAGGAAGTAGACCGAGGCGAGCGACAGCACGCCGAGCACCAGCCAGCGCGAGGCCGGCTGCCGCTTCGCGCGCGGGGCGCCGGACGCGGCGGACCGGGTGGCGGGTGCGGCGGACCGCACGGGGGTGGTGGTGCTCACAGGGCACCTCCGCGGCGCTGGACGAGCCTGAGGAAGCCGAAGGAGAGCACGAAGGCCAGCAGCGCGAGGATCACCGACTCGGTGGCGGCGGCGTTGAAGTTGTTCGCGTTCACGGCGTCGTAGGCGGCGTAGATGGGGGTGTAGGTGCTGGACAGGTTGGGTGCCACGTTGTGCAGGATGGCCGGCTCGTTGTAGAGCTGGGCGGTGCCGATGATGGAGAACACGGTGGTGAGCACCAGGGCCGGACGCACCATGGGCACCTTGATCCGCCAGGCGATGGCGACGGCCGAGCAGCCGTCCATGGTGGCCGCCTCGCTGAGCTCGGCGGGGATGGCCTGCAGCGCGGAGTAGATGATCAGCATGTTGTAGCCGGTCCAGCCCCAGGTCAGCATGTTGCCGATGGTGGGACCGAGCATGCTGTCGGAGGTCAGGTTCAGGTGCAGGCCCAGGTGGTGGGCGGCGGCGGTGATCGGGCTGAGGCCCGGGGCGACCAGGTAGGACCACATGATGGCGCCCACCACGCCGGGCAGGGCGTAGGGCAGGAAGAAGGCCAGCCGGAAGAAGCGCTTGAACATGGTCGACCTCGCGTCCAGCAGCAGTGCGAGCACCAGGGCGAGCAGCAGCATCAGCGGCACCTGGACCGCACCGATCAGCAGCACCCGCAGCAGTGAGCCGCGGAAGTCCGGATCGCCCAGCGCGGTGGCGTAGTTGGCGAGGCCGGAGAAGGTCTGGGTGGGCGCGGACAGGCCGAGGCCGGAGCGGTGCATCCGGTACAGGCTCTGGTAGACGGTGTAGCCGATCGGCGCCAGGTACAGGGCCGTGAACAGCAGTAGGAACGGAGCCAGGAACAGCGCGACGGTCCGGGCCTGGCGGCGTGCGCGCCGGGTGGGCCGAGCCGGCCGGCCGGCCGGGGCCTGCCGTGCTGTCCGCCCGGCGAGGGCGGTGGTCATGGGTGTTGCCTCTCCTTGATCGGGCCGGGGCGCCCCCGCCCGACCGGTCCCTTGCCGCTGAGCAGCGGGCGGTGTGGGGCCGGCCGGTGGGCGGCCCCACCCCGATCGGGGTCAGACGGAGCAGGGCCGGTCAGTGGGTGGTCCCACACGGTTGGGGGTGGTGCGGAACCGGTCGACGGGGCTTCAGCCGGCGACGGTCAGGCCCTGCTGCTTCATGCCGGCCACCGTCTTGCCCTGCACGTCGGTGAGCATGGTGGGCAGGGTGGTGCTGCCGGTGCCTGCCTTGCCGAGGCCGTCGCCGAGGTCGGTGGCGGTCTGCGTCATGGTGGGCCCCCACTGCCAGGTGGTGGCGATGTGGGCGGTCTCGGCCTTGAAGACGTCGTAGATGGTCTGGCCGCCGTAGAACGGGTCCGGCGCGGAGAGCGCGGGGTTGGCCAGGCCCGAGGTGGCGGCGGGGTAGATGCCGGTGACCTTGATCAGGTTGCTGACGCTGTCGGCGTCGGTGCTCATCCAGGTGGCGAATTCGGTGGCCTCCTTGGCGTGGGCGCAGCCCTTGAGGACCACGGTGGCCGAGCCGCCGTCGTTGCCGTACGCGGGGTTGGCGGCGTCCCACACCGGCATCGGGGCAACCGCCCACTGCCCGGCGCCGCCCTTGACGCTGCTGGCGATGATCGGGGCGTCCCAGACCGCGTTGACGTCGGAGAGGATCTTGCCGCCCGTCATGTCGTTGTAGAGCGAGGGGTCGTAGCTGGGATCGGTCTTCAGCAGCTTCTTGTCCAGCAGGTCCTGCCAGTAGGAGGCGACCTTCTGATTGGCGGCGTTGTTCAGGGACACCTGCCACTGGTCGCCTCCGGTGCCGAACCAGCCCGCGCCGGCCTGCCAGGCCAGCCCGGCGTAGTTGTAGGCGTCGTTGCCGAAGTCGCCGAGAT from Kitasatospora cathayae includes:
- a CDS encoding oxidoreductase; the protein is MTRTWLITGASRGFGRRLTEAVLESGEQVLATARRPEQLADLVSRYGARVRTTALDVTDAAAARAAVDSAVTAFGRLDVVVNNAGYANSGPIEEMTDKDFREQFEANFFGVVNVTRAALPVLREQRSGVFVQFSSLGGRVGGTPGMGAYQSAKFAVEGFSEVLASEVAPFGVKVVIVEPGAFRTDWQGSSMELHPVGPDYEETVGAMNRYRRENNGTQPGDPARAAQVIIDVVGHAAPPRRLLLGAQAVTAALAAGEARSEETRQWAGASAAADFPAGQ
- a CDS encoding carbohydrate ABC transporter permease codes for the protein MTTALAGRTARQAPAGRPARPTRRARRQARTVALFLAPFLLLFTALYLAPIGYTVYQSLYRMHRSGLGLSAPTQTFSGLANYATALGDPDFRGSLLRVLLIGAVQVPLMLLLALVLALLLDARSTMFKRFFRLAFFLPYALPGVVGAIMWSYLVAPGLSPITAAAHHLGLHLNLTSDSMLGPTIGNMLTWGWTGYNMLIIYSALQAIPAELSEAATMDGCSAVAIAWRIKVPMVRPALVLTTVFSIIGTAQLYNEPAILHNVAPNLSSTYTPIYAAYDAVNANNFNAAATESVILALLAFVLSFGFLRLVQRRGGAL
- a CDS encoding extracellular solute-binding protein, which translates into the protein MKARPVSMAAALTVVMAAALVAGCSSSGNSGSGSASGPVKLDFWGWAPGYDQSVALFNKTHPDIQVTFDKTASGGKGGYTKMLTAAKAGNAPCLAQVGYETLPSFAAAGALDDITKYADDAKSQFAGWTWNQVTVEARTYGIPVDTAPMALMYRKDLFAKYGITTPPATWEEYAADAAKVHAADPSVYLGDFGNDAYNYAGLAWQAGAGWFGTGGDQWQVSLNNAANQKVASYWQDLLDKKLLKTDPSYDPSLYNDMTGGKILSDVNAVWDAPIIASSVKGGAGQWAVAPMPVWDAANPAYGNDGGSATVVLKGCAHAKEATEFATWMSTDADSVSNLIKVTGIYPAATSGLANPALSAPDPFYGGQTIYDVFKAETAHIATTWQWGPTMTQTATDLGDGLGKAGTGSTTLPTMLTDVQGKTVAGMKQQGLTVAG
- a CDS encoding Dps family protein produces the protein MSGPPVISSPLSDSARAVAGSALQATLVDLLDLALVAEQAHWNLYGPRFRSLHVQLDEVATTARNFSDTVAERAAALGVAPDGRAGTIAATSALPSIPQGWLEDRAVVNALVETFATVIRRLRERIGATGEADAVTEDLLIGLIAELEKQSWMFQAENRA
- a CDS encoding carbohydrate ABC transporter permease, which encodes MSTTTPVRSAAPATRSAASGAPRAKRQPASRWLVLGVLSLASVYFLAPVWWLLVSSTKTSGDLFSGNGFWFGHFALFANLREVFTHQGGIYWQWLANSALYAVGGAGVSTLISAMAGYALAKYAYRGREFTFNTVLAAVLVPQPLLAVPLYLLFSQLHLVNTYWAVLLPSMVSPFGVYLARIYAASSVPDEIIEAGRIDGAGELRIFMTIALRVMTPALVTIFLFQFVSIWTNYLLPVLMLANDKLQPVTVGVVGWQAQRAIGPTAVPFNIVITAAMVSAIPLVVLFLSLQRFWRSGLTAGSVK